The DNA segment TTCTATCAACTCGTGTTGAATCTTCTTCTTCGTGTTGTAGTTTTTATAGGCAGCCTCGTATTTCTCGTGAGCTAGTTTTATCTCTTCATTTGTTCTTTCCTCTGTTTCCCCTTCAATAACCGGGCTATTTTTTTCTTGATAATATGATTTTAGTGCATCTTCTTTCATTCCTCTTAACTGAAAAAGTGCTGCCTCTTTAATTTTTGGGTCAGTACGCAACATTGTGGCCAAATCGCGCTTCATGTTTTCTGGATTTTCATTGTAGTCTGTTAATAAAGCCGTATGTTCGTCCCAGGTAATTTCCTTTTCATCCCTCTTACGATCAAGTTCGCTGAATATTATTCCGATATCAAATAACTTCTCTATGGATAATTTCTCCAAGTCATCATCCGTCAGCATGTCAAAAAAGTTCATTTCAACTTTTTGGAAATTAACTGTTTTATTCTGAATTAAGACCTGGCTCCCGGCAATCTCGACGAATTGATTCTCGTTTGTAATATGCGTGATTCTATGCTTGGCCTTCATTTTGATCGATTCCAATTTAGAGGCCGATTCCGCTTTCGTCAGCTCTATAGTGTTAACTGCTACGACCAGGATGTTCTCTTCCGCGGATACATCAATATTGTCGCCGTCCAACTTTATGCTAACCGTATTTTTCTCAAACAGAACCCCATCTTCGCCCAGCTCCATTTTGGCATCTCCAGGCATATGAAAAACTTTGGTCGTCGGTTTCTGAAAAACGGTTCGGGTCTTCATCTCCTCGCTACGTTCCCGAACCGAATTAATCGCTATCGCTTGCTTCTCAATGCCATTTGGGAAATAAATCTTGATTCGGCCCCCTTCATCCGGCATACAATGAAAGATATTATTGCCTTCCGGTGAGTACGGGAACCACCAATTCCCTGAATCATCATATTCCTCGTCAATATCCAGCTGCACCTTGACCATGTTGTTCGCTCGTTTCAATACACGACCTTCCAACGCCACACCTTGGATAGCTTTGTTTAAGCGGGATTTGCGACGAAGTGCTTGCCGTTTGACCAACACATATTCATATTGAAGCGCTCCTTTATCATAGGTTATAATCGATTCGGCAATGACCCAAATTTGACGCTTGAACCCGACATTCTCTCCAACTCGGAAGTATTGACTTGACCTTGCACGATAACTGATCCAGTCTATCTCAGAAGAGATTTCTCCTCCATTTTCAACGGCTTGCTCCCGGTAGCTTAAGTAGCTTTCCCGATTTTGAATCATAGAATAATGGGTTGCTTTAAATTCCTTCCCCCAGGAAAAGTCTGGTACACCAAAATAAACTCGAGGCGCATCCATCGTAATATCCGGTAAAATCACCGTACCTAATCGAGAAGCGAGCCGCTTCATAAACTGCCAGTCTGTCTCCTGATATTGTACGATCAGTTCACCAATAGTAGCCCCAGGTTCCGTCGCCTCATTTTGTGCGTCCCCTCTTTTATAGCCTTCAGTTAATCCTTTTATCAATTTCGTGTATGTCAAATACTTATTTTGATAGGAACGGCTTTTTGGCTTAATATCCATCTCGTAAGAACGGGAAATTGCTTCTATACGGACAATTGGGATTCCATCCTCCATCGTTATCCCCAAATTCGAGATTCCGCCGGAAAACCATTGATCCTCCTGAGAATTTTCAATTTTACGGATTAACAAACTATCTTCAAAACTAGCTTCATTCAGGCATCGCTCGGATTGCTCATCGGTCATTACAACAGTTAGCAAACAACGAGTATGCTCACCAAACCTCTGCTCAATTTGTAAGCTACGAATCGCTCGTATCTGATACGGCCAATGTAACTGAAAGCCGTCACCCTCAAACCATTCTTCCATCCCCTTCACCTTCCCTCATCACTTCACGTAATGCTTGACGAAATCCAAAGGAGGCATATCCATGCCATTAGTCAAAAAAGTGATCTGGCCTCCCTTTAAACAGGTCAGACAAGATTTGCTCGTCAAGGCAGGCACGCCGTCGATCATTACAGTTTTGCTACCATTCTGCCATTGAGGTCCCGAACTACCACCGGAGGTAGGAGCGTTTAGACTTGCAATAAATTCTGGAATGCAGGGATAAATAAATTTAGTTGCTATTTCCACTCCAGAATCAACATCATAGTCAGGTATACCTCCGAAGTTTGTAGGCGGCTCATTCTTCCCTCTTTCGAACGCAGGATGTTTGTCACTTCTACAGAAGCCAAAAGAGTACAAGTTCCCGTCAATATTTTTTTGAAGTTTCTCGAATGCCTTGTCTCCATCTATTTTTGATGTAGAAACCTTACAATCATTTACAGTCATCATTGGATTTTTATTTATGTATACTCCATTATTAGTAACCCTATTAAGTACCTCTTCATGAGTCCCCTCTGAACATCTCATATAAGCACCGCTCGTAATATACGTTTCAGTATCTCTCCAAGCTGATTTCAGCTCACGAATTAGTCTCTCACCTAACATGGATGTTTGAGCATTATCCATTTCACACTTCACCTGCTCTCGTTAATATCCTTCGTATACTCAGTCCGTACATACTGTGTCTTAGTAAAGCTTCCGCCACATCCAGACGCACAATAAGACCCGGAAATGGCAATTCAGCTGCCCAAAACATTCTGTGTCCATTTATTTTCCCCTCATCCAAGACAACCTGCTTGATAATTCCCCTCTCAATCACGGAATGCGTTCGTGAGATACAATCCACCTGAGGAACATCAATTAGACAAAAATGCGCTTGAGCATAGGTAGCCTGATCCGTCACTAAGACTGTTTTATACGACAAATTAGATTCATATTGGCCTAATATTTCTCGTACTTCTTCTGAAATTAGAAAAACCGGAAGCTCAATCACACTTCGATACTCTAGCTTTCTTCCTTCCCGAACAAACGCCACTTCATATTCCTCGGCTGTGGCAAACCCACCAAGAACCCGATCCGAGAATAATATATTCCGGCCTATCGGGTCCAAACGAGAATCATGACCGACGACAAAATACTCCACAGCTTCATCACCTCTCATCTCGCCTAACCTTCAACCCAACAAATACTACTGCGCTGTTCTTCACTTAAAATCACCCGCTGCTCATCCTGCTTTAGCATACGACTGCCTGTCAGGTCTGCTCCGGTAAAGTCTACTTCATCCAGTACAGCATAGGTAAAATCCCCTGTCACTTGAGCATATCGAAAGCTGGCTTTGGTTAAGTTCGCTCGCTGAAAACATACCCCATGAATGCCGAATATGATGCCGCGTTCTTCATTCATTAAGTTTCGAACAGCATATACTTGGTCAAACCAAGCTTCTTCCAGATTACAATCACGAAAATCAGCATCAATCATCACGCTACCTCGAAAATCGGATTGGCGACAATCACACCGTTGGAACCTTGTCCCTAACAAATAGCTATTTTGGATAGTACAATCTCTAAAATTAACTTGTTCTAATCGAGCATAATTCAGGTTGATTTTGGAATAGCCCCCTCTGGATACATCTACACCTTGAATATGCTCGTAAATATATTCCTGTTCAAGTAAGCTTTCCAGCCAGCCCTTACAGCTTACAGATAGCCTCTGAACTTCGTTGATGCGATAGACCGATTCTGTCTGCTCCGAATCCCGGTACTCCCCCACTCGCACCTCAAATTTTTTTTCTTTTTGAAGGCTGCTAAAAGAAGGCAACACACTGATCTCCTCCATGGCATAGCGCACTGCATGGGTCATATATTCATGAAAAGGCGGAACTTGCTCGCGTGCCCACGCTTCCAGCAGGGGTGATTGTATATGTTGGGCATATTTTCTTCGCTGTTCATCACAATATTGATACCAGCTATCCCATAAACTATATATCCAGTCCGCATGATACCTGAATGGCGTCATCTCGACCTGATCAGGTAAGCCCAATTCAAAAGCTTCGAGCATATATTCCAAATGACCTTCTTGTAATCTGGTTCGCAGAAGAGATAGTTGAATGCTAGCACACTTCCCCCTCGAACCTTCCAATTGCTGCTCTACAATATGTTGGAAAAATAAATCAAACAATTCGATCACTGACCGTGTGATCTGGTCCTTATGTTCACAGAAGTAATTGTGCAATGCCTGGATACTTTCTGTTCGCCGTGGGCTTGCATCCACCTCAACAAACCGCTCCCATGCTTCTTGTGAATTCATCCCCTTCTCACTTCCATCCATTATTTTTCCATTAAAATTTCGACACCTTTTACAACAACTTGTCCCTGGTCAATCTTAATTCCTCCAAAACCTCCCTCAGTAGACATCTCAATCTGGTTGGCAAGCATCAGAATATTCTCTCCCACCATCTCAATCTGCTTTCCAGTCTGAAGGGTTATCTTGTCATTACTGTTTAAAAGAATTGTACCGTCATTCGTTAATGTGATTGATGCGCCATCCTCTCCACTGATAATCGTGATCTTATCTTCTTCGAACATAATTTTCTGTCCAGCAGGAGTCATTATAAATTTGGTATCCGGATTCGCCATCAAATCATCCTTCAAGCTTTGGTCATAATGGACGATCGGCTGCAGCATCTCCTGCTGAACAACAGTTGTGGTTACGTTTCCCCTGCCGCTTTGGGCTTCAGTTGGCAGCTTTTTACGCACAGAACTCAGCGCGATACCTTCCGCTTCGTTATGACCGGGGAAATAAATCCGTACATCATCGCCCTTCTCGGGCATAGCATACCATCCCGCTTGATCTTCGGAGGCATACATCGTTGAGTAAGGAAACAACCATGCGGTATTCATGCTCCACCCTTGGTCATACTCCAGCTTAACTTTAACCTCATCCCGGACAACGGCCATGACGTTCCCCTGAATAGATGCACCTATAATTTTAGAATTGTACATTTTACGCCTGTATCCGGCTTTTTTTCGGCAAAGTACATAGGTATGTGTTAATATTCCGCGAGTCATTTCTGTAGTGACTTCAAAAACATGCAGCTTTTGCTTATTGAATGTAACCATATCACCAAGCTCCAGCACTTGATCCAGTACAATCTCATAACGAATAAAATCTGACTCAACAAGACCTGATTCACCCAAAGGGTCAGCATTTTTATAAGCTAACAAGTCCTTATGTACTTTGTAATGGGTTGCCTGTATCTGCCCAATATCACGATGTTCAGGAATTCCCAAATACACAGCAATATGGTTGCGCGTTGAAACCGGAATAAGCGGGGCATTGTAATGTGATGCCAGGCGCTTCAGAAACTCCCAATCCGTTTCCTGATACTGTAACGTGAATGCCCCAAGCTTGCGTTGTTCCTTATACGTGTTGTTAAAATCAGCGTTGGCATAAGCACCTCCGATTTCTTTCATTACATTATCAATAAGTAATGATTTATCCTGAAAAGCACGGTTCTCCAGCTTAATATCCATGGCATACGTGTGAGACGCAGCCTCAGCCTCAAGCCAAATGTGTTATTCCTTAGACTGCTTCGCTTTACGTTCCCAGTATCTGCGCTCGTATTCTTTTTCCTTTAATCGGTTCTCCGGCTTCTGCCGCCATTTGCGCCGGTATTCTCGTTCATACTGTCTTCTGTATTCCCGACGTGCTTCTAATGCTCCTGGACTCAATGACTTCATTAGCTTATCCCTCCAGTTCAGCTAACCGTTCCGTTTGAACAGTCAAACATCTTGCTGTTTCCTTCATTTTTTCTTCTGCTCGGCGTATCATTGCTGCTGCTTCTTCTTTCACTTTTTCAGGCTCTGTTTGTTGTCGAGCCAACATATTTTCGTTATAGGCACTTTTCTCCTTCAACACAGATGCTTCATTTTCAAGTTCATTCATGTTGTGAATCGCTTCTAACCTCTCATGATCGTCTAGCTGATCTGCTAACGAGGTCAGCCGTTCTGCTTGACCAAGTAACTGATTTACTTCTGTCATCACCTGTACGTCGGTTCGTCCTGACTGGTTCAGCTTATCCGCTTGATTTCTTAGCTCTCTGGCTTGCTGGTAATGCTCCGCAATTTGTGCTCTAATCGCTTCATACTCTGCTTGAGCCTGTGCAATTAATCCTGTTTCCTCTGTTACTGCCTGCACTTCTTTTGCCATTCG comes from the Paenibacillus lentus genome and includes:
- a CDS encoding DUF4280 domain-containing protein, encoding MDNAQTSMLGERLIRELKSAWRDTETYITSGAYMRCSEGTHEEVLNRVTNNGVYINKNPMMTVNDCKVSTSKIDGDKAFEKLQKNIDGNLYSFGFCRSDKHPAFERGKNEPPTNFGGIPDYDVDSGVEIATKFIYPCIPEFIASLNAPTSGGSSGPQWQNGSKTVMIDGVPALTSKSCLTCLKGGQITFLTNGMDMPPLDFVKHYVK
- a CDS encoding CdiA family toxin C-terminal domain-containing protein, with the protein product MEEWFEGDGFQLHWPYQIRAIRSLQIEQRFGEHTRCLLTVVMTDEQSERCLNEASFEDSLLIRKIENSQEDQWFSGGISNLGITMEDGIPIVRIEAISRSYEMDIKPKSRSYQNKYLTYTKLIKGLTEGYKRGDAQNEATEPGATIGELIVQYQETDWQFMKRLASRLGTVILPDITMDAPRVYFGVPDFSWGKEFKATHYSMIQNRESYLSYREQAVENGGEISSEIDWISYRARSSQYFRVGENVGFKRQIWVIAESIITYDKGALQYEYVLVKRQALRRKSRLNKAIQGVALEGRVLKRANNMVKVQLDIDEEYDDSGNWWFPYSPEGNNIFHCMPDEGGRIKIYFPNGIEKQAIAINSVRERSEEMKTRTVFQKPTTKVFHMPGDAKMELGEDGVLFEKNTVSIKLDGDNIDVSAEENILVVAVNTIELTKAESASKLESIKMKAKHRITHITNENQFVEIAGSQVLIQNKTVNFQKVEMNFFDMLTDDDLEKLSIEKLFDIGIIFSELDRKRDEKEITWDEHTALLTDYNENPENMKRDLATMLRTDPKIKEAALFQLRGMKEDALKSYYQEKNSPVIEGETEERTNEEIKLAHEKYEAAYKNYNTKKKIQHELIEETRNADAKETKGKSPSPSTFMKSEESSLQSVSPELYDLTIGKIERQQQEYEALKDVERKRMHGQTVEALTPQSAIMKGLAQGLENLENSDFWLENVIPKKPDYFSKQDQTVTYLSRFSFLVQVAAPQRGAAMFGVFFGAVAIVLAIPTAGKSLYLLLLAGAEIGVGVMQLKVNLEKLHDLGEGNYYSNPTLFGMDQTTLNKIETGVAIVNLPLLFKPNNLKVADKFKDSQRLTAFKEAAGDKYTSFKATMNDVNIMMNPWNYRRKLAPELNYGFGSTRLDIFPRFQRVGDEPFIQFSRRGSGGTGNGVPVIKNNFEFINGFDDHMINAQGIVRKGNKGVVGGHNLENFEKILTDQGWNLDDVIVSRTSHPTVTGVYEIEYRLPALDRELKVVPGQYKNIPQPKTVYDSNLISNEQMIVWGKEAMENGVINGRLVTGYSSNGLRFTGYLDDSGNITNFHPSFEGN
- a CDS encoding pentapeptide repeat-containing protein; the encoded protein is MNSQEAWERFVEVDASPRRTESIQALHNYFCEHKDQITRSVIELFDLFFQHIVEQQLEGSRGKCASIQLSLLRTRLQEGHLEYMLEAFELGLPDQVEMTPFRYHADWIYSLWDSWYQYCDEQRRKYAQHIQSPLLEAWAREQVPPFHEYMTHAVRYAMEEISVLPSFSSLQKEKKFEVRVGEYRDSEQTESVYRINEVQRLSVSCKGWLESLLEQEYIYEHIQGVDVSRGGYSKINLNYARLEQVNFRDCTIQNSYLLGTRFQRCDCRQSDFRGSVMIDADFRDCNLEEAWFDQVYAVRNLMNEERGIIFGIHGVCFQRANLTKASFRYAQVTGDFTYAVLDEVDFTGADLTGSRMLKQDEQRVILSEEQRSSICWVEG